A window of Candidatus Scalindua japonica genomic DNA:
AAGAGCTGTTTCTCTAAGGCTGACAAATACTTACGGACCGAGACATCAGATGAGGCATCACAAGCAGGGAATAATTAACTGGTTTATCAGACAACTCATAGAAGGCCAGACAATTAAGTTATACGGTGATGGTAAACAGATTAGAGACATAAATTATGTTGATGATGTTGTGGATGCCCTGTTACTGGTATCTTGTTGTGAAAAAACCAACGGTGAAGTATACAACCTTGGTGGAATACCAAAAAACCTGATAGAACTGGTAGAAACAATGATAGGTGTTTACAATAAAGGCGATTATGAATTGATTCCATTTGATGATGATCTTAAAAGAATAGAAATAGGTGATTATGTTGCAAATTTTGAAAAGATTAAGAATACCGTTGGGTGGGAGCCGAAGATCTCATTAGAAGAAGGACTGCAATCTTCATTTGATTACTATGAGAAATACAAAGAGCATTATTGGTAAGAATGATGGATGAAGGACGACCACCCCTTCGTGGCTATGATGATGGATGATTATTTCACATTTCATCCTTCGTCTCTCTTCTATCATCCTTCACGCTTTCGTCTCTCATACACTGTAATGAATTTGTTTTATTAAATAAAAGTAAATAATATGAATATCCCGGTTTTTGACCTAAAAAGACAATATAAATATTTGAAGACGGAACTGGACAACGCCTTTACCAATGTTTTCGACAGCGGAACTTTTGTACTGGGAGAAAACGTCAGAATGTTTGAAGTAGAATTTGCAAACTATCTTGGTGCCGAATTTGCCATTGGAGTGGGTTCCGGTACGGAAGCGCTGCATCTTTCCCTGAAGGCTTGTGATATTGGACCCGGAGACGAAGTGATCACCGTTCCAAATACTGCAGTCCCTACTATATCCGCCATCTCATTTGCGGGAGCCAGACCAGTACTTATTGACGTTACTCCGGATACCTATACAATAGACACAAAAAAGATAGAGAAGAAAATTACAAATAAAACGAAGGCGATTCTACCTGTACATATGTATGGACACTCATCTGAGATGGAGCAGATAAAGAAATTGGCGGAAGCGTACAACTTAAGAATAATTGAAGATGCATGTCAGGCCCACTGCGCACAATATAACAGCAGAAATGTCGGCACCTACGGCGATATGGGTTGCTTCAGTTTCTATCCCACAAAGAACCTTGGCGCTTACGGTGATGGAGGGATGATCGTTACAAATGATGAAGAGTTCTATAACAGACTCATAATGCTCAGAAATTACGGTGAAGTAAAAAAATTCACATCACAAATTGAGGGATTCAATTCCCGGCTAGATGAATTACAGGCAGCCGTCCTTAGAGTCAAATTAAAACATTTACAGACATGGACGAACAGACGCAGGGAAATAGCAATGCTCTATCAGCAATTACTCTTTAATTCAAATGTACAGCTTCCCTGTGAAAGGCAATGGGCAAAGCACGTATACCATCTATTTGTTATAAGGACAAATAGAAGAGATGCTCTCAGGGAATATCTCCAGGAGCGTGGAGTCGGCACACAGATACACTATCCGATCCCGATTCATATGCAGGAAGCGTATAAGAAACTCGGATATCAGGAGGGAGACTTTCCTATGAGCGAAAGGAATGCGGGAGAGATATTATCTTTACCTATTTACCCGGAACTGACAACAGAAGAGATCGAAACAGTTGCCGGTTTAATTACAGAG
This region includes:
- a CDS encoding DegT/DnrJ/EryC1/StrS family aminotransferase, which codes for MNIPVFDLKRQYKYLKTELDNAFTNVFDSGTFVLGENVRMFEVEFANYLGAEFAIGVGSGTEALHLSLKACDIGPGDEVITVPNTAVPTISAISFAGARPVLIDVTPDTYTIDTKKIEKKITNKTKAILPVHMYGHSSEMEQIKKLAEAYNLRIIEDACQAHCAQYNSRNVGTYGDMGCFSFYPTKNLGAYGDGGMIVTNDEEFYNRLIMLRNYGEVKKFTSQIEGFNSRLDELQAAVLRVKLKHLQTWTNRRREIAMLYQQLLFNSNVQLPCERQWAKHVYHLFVIRTNRRDALREYLQERGVGTQIHYPIPIHMQEAYKKLGYQEGDFPMSERNAGEILSLPIYPELTTEEIETVAGLITEFQGAT